In one Lolium rigidum isolate FL_2022 chromosome 3, APGP_CSIRO_Lrig_0.1, whole genome shotgun sequence genomic region, the following are encoded:
- the LOC124700739 gene encoding uncharacterized protein LOC124700739 → MALPNLQTAVAPPLDCIVDLFPCQNTGEGRVAWLGNRFFVCEFHPNLSTSKELFAKLKILIVPAGDGSDMAWDLVRKTADVLVAKIYLDVPTEISGLVGRNYFERENICFYVLQFYPEGSSFFVGFDATLLSMGKGVVRRFGRLAAW, encoded by the exons ATGGCCCTCCCCAATCTCCAGACTGCAGTTGCCCCTCCACTGGACTGCATTGTTGATCTGTTTCCCTGTCAG AATACTGGAGAAGGAAGAGTTGCATGGCTGGGAAATAGATTCTTCGTTTGTGAATTCCATCCCAACCTATCAACTAGCAAGGAGCTGTTTGCTAAACTTAAG ATTCTGATAGTACCAGCTGGAGATGGATCTGATATGGCATGGGACCTGGTCCGTAAAACTGCCGATGTTCTGGTTGCCAAAATTTACCTTGATGTGCCTACGGAAATATCGGGTTTAGTTGGCAGGAATTATTTCGAGAGGGAGAATATTTGTTTTTATGTCCTTCAGTTTTATCCTGAGGGAAGCTCTTTCTTTGTTGGGTTCGATGCAACATTGTTGTCTATGGGCAAGGGAGTTGTACGCCGGTTCGGTCGGTTGGCAGCCTGGTGA